The Micromonospora sp. Llam0 genome includes a window with the following:
- a CDS encoding 2-hydroxymuconic semialdehyde dehydrogenase, which produces MTLWHPDLYAGRPAAAGPGLLRNFVDGRFVDTGKRFAKVSPVSGETVFEVAEADSATVDAAVAAARAALRGPWGGMAERDRAAVLRAVADELDRRFDDLVAAEVADTGKPVSQARTLDIPRGAANFRAFAEIAATAPTESFTTVTPSGGRALNYAVRKPVGVVAVIVPWNLPLLLLTWKVAPALACGNAVVVKPSEETPASATLLAEVMAAVGVPDGVFNLVHGFGPGAAGEWLTTHPGVDAITFTGESATGSAIMRAAADGVKAVSFELGGKNAGLVFADADLDAAVAGSVRSSFTNGGQVCLCTERLYVQRPVFDEFVDRLAAAARDARYGWPADETISTMPLISRGHRDKVLGYYDLARAEGAQVLAGGGVPAFGDPRDGGAYVQPTVLTGLDSSARLVREEVFGPVCHIAPFDTEEEAFALANDSDYGLAATVWTRDVGRAHRAGAGLDAGIVWVNTWFLRDLRTPFGGVKASGVGREGGVHSLDFYSELTNVCVDFS; this is translated from the coding sequence ATGACCCTGTGGCACCCCGACCTGTACGCCGGTCGGCCGGCCGCTGCCGGTCCCGGCCTGCTGCGCAACTTCGTCGACGGCCGGTTCGTCGACACCGGGAAGCGGTTTGCGAAGGTGTCGCCGGTGTCCGGGGAGACGGTGTTCGAGGTGGCGGAGGCCGATTCTGCGACGGTCGACGCGGCCGTCGCGGCGGCCCGCGCGGCGCTGCGCGGGCCGTGGGGCGGCATGGCCGAACGGGACCGGGCGGCGGTGTTGCGGGCGGTGGCCGACGAGTTGGACCGCCGGTTCGACGACCTGGTCGCTGCTGAGGTCGCGGACACCGGTAAGCCGGTCAGCCAGGCCCGGACCCTGGACATTCCGCGCGGGGCGGCGAACTTCCGGGCGTTCGCGGAGATCGCCGCGACCGCGCCGACCGAGTCGTTCACCACGGTCACGCCGAGCGGCGGCCGGGCGTTGAACTACGCGGTCCGCAAACCTGTCGGCGTCGTCGCGGTCATCGTGCCGTGGAACCTGCCGCTGCTGCTGCTCACCTGGAAGGTCGCCCCGGCGCTGGCCTGCGGCAACGCCGTCGTCGTCAAGCCGAGTGAGGAGACCCCGGCGTCGGCGACGCTGCTCGCCGAGGTGATGGCGGCGGTCGGCGTACCCGACGGGGTGTTCAACCTGGTGCACGGCTTCGGGCCGGGCGCGGCGGGGGAGTGGCTGACCACCCACCCCGGCGTCGATGCGATCACCTTCACCGGTGAGTCGGCGACCGGGTCGGCGATCATGCGGGCCGCCGCCGACGGGGTGAAGGCGGTCTCGTTCGAGCTCGGCGGCAAGAACGCCGGCCTGGTCTTCGCCGACGCCGACCTGGACGCCGCCGTCGCCGGCTCGGTGCGGTCGTCGTTCACCAACGGCGGCCAGGTGTGCCTGTGCACCGAGCGGCTGTACGTGCAGCGGCCGGTCTTCGACGAGTTCGTCGACCGGCTGGCGGCCGCCGCCCGCGACGCCCGGTACGGCTGGCCCGCCGACGAGACGATCTCGACGATGCCGCTGATCTCGCGCGGCCACCGGGACAAGGTGCTCGGCTACTACGACCTGGCCCGCGCCGAAGGCGCGCAGGTCCTCGCCGGTGGCGGCGTGCCGGCCTTCGGCGACCCCCGTGATGGCGGCGCATACGTGCAGCCGACCGTGTTGACCGGGCTCGACTCCTCGGCGCGGCTGGTGCGCGAGGAGGTGTTCGGCCCGGTCTGCCACATCGCCCCGTTCGACACCGAGGAGGAGGCGTTCGCGCTGGCCAACGACTCCGACTACGGACTGGCCGCAACGGTGTGGACCCGCGACGTGGGGCGGGCGCACCGGGCCGGTGCCGGACTGGACGCGGGCATCGTCTGGGTGAACACCTGGTTCCTGCGGGACCTGCGCACCCCGTTCGGCGGAGTGAAGGCCTCTGGGGTGGGCCGGGAGGGCGGCGTGCACTCGCTGGACTTCTACTCCGAACTGACAAACGTCTGTGTGGATTTCTCATGA